A genomic window from Salvia hispanica cultivar TCC Black 2014 chromosome 5, UniMelb_Shisp_WGS_1.0, whole genome shotgun sequence includes:
- the LOC125188860 gene encoding pentatricopeptide repeat-containing protein At1g51965, mitochondrial isoform X2, with protein MRPHLALLLPSSRRGYATKYTGKIVTSTNKGRTSAIEVSVTPPVLISDVRGYPLPRRELIAEATKLLQSKSAASSPDSFLDLSEYLQALNIPPTTSEVSEILKALKSPTLALEFFHFCRSHIPNYRHDAFTYNRILLILSKSSLPDRTEKIKEIVDLMARLRTPGNISTVNILITAFNSVDGLDKCLELLKNWGLQLTCYTYKCLVQAYLRANDLNRALQVYAQIRRKGYNLDNFGYNMLLDALAKDEKVDVAYKVLEDMKKKHCRPDEYTYTILIRMNGRLGKLNEAVALFEEMLLKDCKPNSMAFNTMLEALVRSRMPDKAMILFSKMVENNCRPNEFTYSLILNVLAVEGQLGRLDEVVKISSKYMNKSIYAFLVRMLSKLGHASEAHRLFCNMWKFHEKGDRDAYLSMLESLCNAGKVTEAIDMMSTTHEKGIMTDTFMYNTVFSALGKSKQIAHLLDLYEKMKQDGPPPDIFTYNILISSFGRAGRVDEAVRIFEELENSDCRPDVVSYNSLINCLGKNGDVDEAHMRLKEMQERGLNPDVVTYSTLIECFDCLEKSGRSAEAVDLYSKLKEEGLTPDSITYAILERLQSGSQRTHRIRKQNPITGWVVSPLR; from the exons ATGCGCCCTCATCTCGCCCTCCTCCTGCCTTCCTCCCGCCGCGGTTACGCCACCAAATACACTGGAAAAATCGTGACATCTACCAACAAAGGCCGCACCTCCGCCATAGAAGTCTCCGTCACTCCTCCCGTGCTAATTTCCGATGTCCGCGGCTACCCTCTCCCCCGCCGCGAGCTCATCGCCGAAGCTACCAAACTCCTGCAATCAAAATCCGCCGCTTCCTCGCCCGATTCCTTCCTCGACCTCTCTGAATATCTGCAAGCCCTAAACATACCCCCAACCACCTCTGAAGTCTCCGAAATTCTCAAAGCTTTAAAATCCCCAACCCTAGCTCTCGAGTTCTTTCACTTTTGCCGCTCGCATATCCCGAATTACCGACACGATGCCTTCACTTACAACCGTATTTTGCTGATTCTCTCGAAATCGTCTCTTCCAGACAGGACcgaaaaaatcaaagaaattgtCGATTTGATGGCGAGATTAAGGACTCCTGGGAATATCTCTACCGTCAATATATTGATCACTGCGTTTAATAGTGTTGATGGATTGGATAAGTGTTTGGAATTGTTGAAGAATTGGGGTTTGCAGTTGACTTGTTACACATATAAGTGTCTCGTGCAAGCATATTTGAGGGCAAACGACTTGAATCGAGCATTGCAGGTTTATGCACAAATTCGGAGGAAAGGGTACAACTTGGATAACTTTGGTTACAACATGCTTCTTGATGCGCTTGCTAAAGACGAAAAG GTTGATGTTGCATACAAGGTGCTTGAAGACATGAAAAAGAAGCATTGCAGACCTGATGAATACACATACACCATTCTAATCAGGATGAATGGAAGGTTGGGCAAGCTGAATGAGGCAGTAGCTTTATTTGAGGAAATGCTTTTGAAGGATTGCAAACCAAATTCAATGGCTTTCAATACCATGCTGGAGGCACTGGTTAGGAGCCGAATGCCAGACAAAGCTATGATTCTTTTCTCTAAGATGGTGGAAAATAATTGCAGGCCTAATGAGTTCACGTACAGCCTCATTCTCAATGTTTTAGCTGTGGAAGGACAGCTTGGTAGACTGGATGAGGTTGTGAAAATATCGAGCAAATACATGAATAAGTCAATCTATGCGTTTCTGGTGAGAATGCTAAGCAAACTAGGGCATGCAAGTGAAGCGCATAGGTTGTTTTGTAATATGTGGAAATTCCATGAGAAGGGAGACAGGGATGCCTATCTGTCCATGTTGGAGAGTTTATGCAATGCTGGAAAAGTTACTGAGGCAATAGACATGATGAGTACAACTCACGAAAAGGGTATAATGACAGATACTTTCATGTACAACACAGTCTTCTCTGCTCTTGGAAAGTCAAAGCAAATAGCTCATCTCCTTGATCTGtatgagaaaatgaaacaGGATGGGCCGCCACCAGACATCTTCACCTACAATATTCTGATCTCTAGTTTTGGTAGGGCTGGAAGAGTTGATGAAGCTGTTAGAATTTTTGAAGAGCTCGAGAATAGTGATTGCAGACCAGATGTTGTATCATACAATTCATTGATTAATTGTCTGGGAAAAAATGGTGATGTTGATGAAGCACACATGAGGCTTAAGGAAATGCAAGAGAGGGGTTTGAATCCCGATGTTGTAACATACAGTACACTGATAGAATGTTTTG ACTGTCTTGAGAAGTCTGGGAGAAGTGCAGAAGCTGTTGATTTGTACTCAAAGCTTAAAGAAGAGGGGTTAACTCCTGATTCGATCACTTATGCAATTCTTGAGAGATTACAGAGTGGTTCGCAGAGAACGCATAGAATACGAAAACAGAATCCAATTACTGGTTGGGTTGTTAGTCCGTTGAGATGA
- the LOC125188860 gene encoding pentatricopeptide repeat-containing protein At1g51965, mitochondrial isoform X1, with protein sequence MRPHLALLLPSSRRGYATKYTGKIVTSTNKGRTSAIEVSVTPPVLISDVRGYPLPRRELIAEATKLLQSKSAASSPDSFLDLSEYLQALNIPPTTSEVSEILKALKSPTLALEFFHFCRSHIPNYRHDAFTYNRILLILSKSSLPDRTEKIKEIVDLMARLRTPGNISTVNILITAFNSVDGLDKCLELLKNWGLQLTCYTYKCLVQAYLRANDLNRALQVYAQIRRKGYNLDNFGYNMLLDALAKDEKVDVAYKVLEDMKKKHCRPDEYTYTILIRMNGRLGKLNEAVALFEEMLLKDCKPNSMAFNTMLEALVRSRMPDKAMILFSKMVENNCRPNEFTYSLILNVLAVEGQLGRLDEVVKISSKYMNKSIYAFLVRMLSKLGHASEAHRLFCNMWKFHEKGDRDAYLSMLESLCNAGKVTEAIDMMSTTHEKGIMTDTFMYNTVFSALGKSKQIAHLLDLYEKMKQDGPPPDIFTYNILISSFGRAGRVDEAVRIFEELENSDCRPDVVSYNSLINCLGKNGDVDEAHMRLKEMQERGLNPDVVTYSTLIECFGKTDKVEMAYSLFDEMLAEGCCPNIVTYNILLDCLEKSGRSAEAVDLYSKLKEEGLTPDSITYAILERLQSGSQRTHRIRKQNPITGWVVSPLR encoded by the exons ATGCGCCCTCATCTCGCCCTCCTCCTGCCTTCCTCCCGCCGCGGTTACGCCACCAAATACACTGGAAAAATCGTGACATCTACCAACAAAGGCCGCACCTCCGCCATAGAAGTCTCCGTCACTCCTCCCGTGCTAATTTCCGATGTCCGCGGCTACCCTCTCCCCCGCCGCGAGCTCATCGCCGAAGCTACCAAACTCCTGCAATCAAAATCCGCCGCTTCCTCGCCCGATTCCTTCCTCGACCTCTCTGAATATCTGCAAGCCCTAAACATACCCCCAACCACCTCTGAAGTCTCCGAAATTCTCAAAGCTTTAAAATCCCCAACCCTAGCTCTCGAGTTCTTTCACTTTTGCCGCTCGCATATCCCGAATTACCGACACGATGCCTTCACTTACAACCGTATTTTGCTGATTCTCTCGAAATCGTCTCTTCCAGACAGGACcgaaaaaatcaaagaaattgtCGATTTGATGGCGAGATTAAGGACTCCTGGGAATATCTCTACCGTCAATATATTGATCACTGCGTTTAATAGTGTTGATGGATTGGATAAGTGTTTGGAATTGTTGAAGAATTGGGGTTTGCAGTTGACTTGTTACACATATAAGTGTCTCGTGCAAGCATATTTGAGGGCAAACGACTTGAATCGAGCATTGCAGGTTTATGCACAAATTCGGAGGAAAGGGTACAACTTGGATAACTTTGGTTACAACATGCTTCTTGATGCGCTTGCTAAAGACGAAAAG GTTGATGTTGCATACAAGGTGCTTGAAGACATGAAAAAGAAGCATTGCAGACCTGATGAATACACATACACCATTCTAATCAGGATGAATGGAAGGTTGGGCAAGCTGAATGAGGCAGTAGCTTTATTTGAGGAAATGCTTTTGAAGGATTGCAAACCAAATTCAATGGCTTTCAATACCATGCTGGAGGCACTGGTTAGGAGCCGAATGCCAGACAAAGCTATGATTCTTTTCTCTAAGATGGTGGAAAATAATTGCAGGCCTAATGAGTTCACGTACAGCCTCATTCTCAATGTTTTAGCTGTGGAAGGACAGCTTGGTAGACTGGATGAGGTTGTGAAAATATCGAGCAAATACATGAATAAGTCAATCTATGCGTTTCTGGTGAGAATGCTAAGCAAACTAGGGCATGCAAGTGAAGCGCATAGGTTGTTTTGTAATATGTGGAAATTCCATGAGAAGGGAGACAGGGATGCCTATCTGTCCATGTTGGAGAGTTTATGCAATGCTGGAAAAGTTACTGAGGCAATAGACATGATGAGTACAACTCACGAAAAGGGTATAATGACAGATACTTTCATGTACAACACAGTCTTCTCTGCTCTTGGAAAGTCAAAGCAAATAGCTCATCTCCTTGATCTGtatgagaaaatgaaacaGGATGGGCCGCCACCAGACATCTTCACCTACAATATTCTGATCTCTAGTTTTGGTAGGGCTGGAAGAGTTGATGAAGCTGTTAGAATTTTTGAAGAGCTCGAGAATAGTGATTGCAGACCAGATGTTGTATCATACAATTCATTGATTAATTGTCTGGGAAAAAATGGTGATGTTGATGAAGCACACATGAGGCTTAAGGAAATGCAAGAGAGGGGTTTGAATCCCGATGTTGTAACATACAGTACACTGATAGAATGTTTTGGTAAGACTGATAAAGTTGAGATGGCGTATAGCTTGTTCGATGAAATGCTTGCTGAAGGCTGTTGCCCTAATATAGTTACATACAATATCTTGTTAGACTGTCTTGAGAAGTCTGGGAGAAGTGCAGAAGCTGTTGATTTGTACTCAAAGCTTAAAGAAGAGGGGTTAACTCCTGATTCGATCACTTATGCAATTCTTGAGAGATTACAGAGTGGTTCGCAGAGAACGCATAGAATACGAAAACAGAATCCAATTACTGGTTGGGTTGTTAGTCCGTTGAGATGA
- the LOC125189990 gene encoding syntaxin-125-like yields MDVNGSSKMCIEAEGGKDSYCLEIFSVEVESVKQDVMHLERLHNSLQESNEDIKKAENSGMMRDIRGRLKTDLDDLFKLAKQINKKYEGLVRANAAQRGSADDQVRASMISDIIEALQLIMHRFQSLRSQMETDHRQIIDAKFYAITGEKAMAEAIDSLIASEAARAPLHREVEHGKDSVAEAVAEIEERRDAMREIRRNLMALHQVLLGIATPVTADALGGGNRAAAAGGDEAAPSGGGKGGGTGTGSLNDYEKETRKQAYIAIVIALVIIIVLVLSILRVDNQFENTATA; encoded by the exons atggatgTAAACGGTTCCTCGAAGATGTGCATAGAGGCGGAGGGGGGGAAGGACTCATACTGCCTGGAGATTTTCTCTGTGGAAGTTGAAAGTGTGAAGCAGGATGTGATGCATCTGGAGAGGCTACACAACAGCCTGCAGGAATCCAATGAGGATATTAAAAAGGCAGAGAATTCGGGGATGATGAGGGACATCCGGGGCCGCCTCAAAACCGACCTCGACGACCTATTCAAGCTGGCTAAACAGATCAACAAGAAATACGAGGGCCTCGTTCGGGCCAATGCTGCCCAGCGTGGCTCCGCAGACGACCAGGTTCGGGCCTCCATGATCTCCGACATCATCGAGGCCCTCCAATTGATTATGCACAGATTCCAATCCCTCAGGTCCCAAATGGAGACCGATCATAGACAGATTATCGACGCCAA GTTCTACGCGATCACGGGGGAGAAGGCAATGGCAGAGGCCATCGACAGCCTGATAGCGAGCGAGGCCGCAAGGGCTCCGCTCCACCGCGAGGTTGAGCACGGGAAGGACTCCGTGGCGGAGGCAGTGGCGGAGATTGAGGAGAGGCGCGACGCAATGAGGGAGATCCGGAGGAACCTCATGGCGCTGCACCAAGTGCTGCTGGGGATAGCAACGCCGGTCACAGCCGACGCACTGGGTGGCGGGAACAGAGCAGCCGCCGCTGGGGGAGATGAGGCTGCGCCGTCAGGTGGAGGAAAGGGCGGCGGGACGGGGACGGGGTCGCTCAATGATTACGAGAAGGAGACCCGAAAACAGGCCTATATTGCTATAGTCATTGCTTTGGTGATTATCATTGTACTCGTCCTCTCCATTCTTAGAGTTGATAATCAATTCGAAAACACTGCAACTGCATAG